TTTTGACTTTCACCCTACGGTACTAGTGTAAGAATCTAGAAAGCACAAGGCAGGAGTTAGAAGCCTGTAATGCTTATATAATCTACTTTTTGTCAGTTTCTAACTGTGTAGTTATTTTTGTGTGCTGTACTAGTCTATTTGCAGAAATCCTGTGATTTCTGGACTGATTTATTCTTTTTAGCGTCAATGAATGGAGTGTGATTTCCTCGCATTAGACTAATTTTAAGTAGCAGCCGGAAATCACCTCCATCACAGTTAGTGCCGGCGGCATGAAAATATTATTTATGGACTCCTGGCTCGTGACATTATGACACAAATAAACACAATATTTGTCCAGTCACAAGAAAATATGTAAGAACATTTTGAAACCTAATTATAATGAGTATATCGAAAACATGGGTATTTGCAGATGTACCTTGATCTAAATAATGTATTATATTAAACTTGCTCAATAATTAATGTAATACCTATTGCCAACTAGCAATTTTGATCAAAGTATCTAAAAATGATTTTAATTCTACTTTTTTCATTTAATTTGACTTTTAGATGTAAATACTGCCACAATTAAGTATGAATACTTATGGGGAATTGCAATAGTTTTGAGTTAATTAGGCCACAGTGTAGAGCCGTTGTATGCAACTTCTCTACACGGTTTATAAAGAAAAAATCTCTTCGGCACTCGATGGATGAATACCAATATTGTTATTCAAGTTCTTTTTAGTAGCACCTAATTTTATAGCTACAGCAATACTTTGAATAATTTCTGATGCCGATTAACCCAGCATATGAACGCCTAAAATGCGATCTGATTTACCGTCTATTACTAATTTAATCAAACTTTTTTCATCTTGCCCATTCAGGCTATAAAAAAGTGGTTTAAATTTCTCACTGTAACACTGCACCGATTCACCAAATTTTTCCCGTGCTTGAGATTCTGTCAAGCCACACGCAATACTGTAAATTCCACTACCCTAACTTCTGTCACTAACGCACATAACCTGGGCTTGGCTAAGGAAATTAATATACTGAAACAGAAGCTAAATTCTGATACTCAAATCATTAATTTTGATGTCCATTCCCTTTACCAAGAATCGATGCAAAACCCAAGCAAATTTGGTTTTACTAATGTAACTAATGCTTGCCTATATAGCCTGAATAACTGTGATCATCCTGACAAATTTTTGTTCTGGGACGGGATTCATCCCACTACTGCTGCTAGGTCCGTATGAGGATGTTGGTGAACCACTGACAGACCTGAATAATTGCCCTTTTGCGATTGATCCGCATCCGTTCCGCGATGACGATGGACAGTGGTATTTGTTTTATGCTCGTGATTTCCTAGATACAGAGGGAGGTATGCGTGCGGGAACGGCGCTGGTTGTAGACCGACTCCAAGATATGACAAAGCTGACTGGTGTGGAAACAGTTGTTTTGCGATCGCGTTGTGATTGGCAGCGGTTTCTAGACAACCGCATGATGTACGGTCAAGTTTTTGATTGGCATACTTTGGAAGGTCCCTGTGTCCGCAAACATGAGGGACGCTACTATTGCTTTTATAGCGGTGGGTGCTGGGAAACTGAAAATTACGGTGTCGATTATGGAGTTGCCGATAGTGTGATGGGGACCTATTCTGATGCGGGTAATGAAGCTGGCCCACGGGTGTTGCGATCGCTTCCCGGTTATGTTAAAGGACCTGGCCGCAACTCAATCGTTTTGGGACCTGATACTCAAACCGAGTATATGCCTATCATGCTTGGGGTAAGGATGGACGGCAAATTTGCTTAGATAAGCTCACTTGGACACCAAATGGTCCGCGTTGTCAGGGTCTGACTTGGAAACCACAGACTATTGATATTAACAAGTACGTCAACAGAAGATAGAAAATTTACAGGAAACTAAAAGTTAGTGTTATGGAATCACCTGTTAAAAAGGTAACACTGCTCGGTTAAGGAAAATGGGGGAGTAAAACCAAGGACAAGTCTGGTGACCGAACGCACTGGCTCCGCATAAACTTTATTTACCCCCTAATTCTTCCTGTAACCGATATAAAATTGTATTTTTATCAACTTGGGACAAAATCTCTTGAATAACCGTACTAGCGCCTAACTGTCCCCAAGTACAGCCTTTTTCTAAATATATCTGTGCAGCTTTACCAACAGTATAAGACCCATAACCAGCAATACCAGCTTGAGCGATCGCACTCCCAGCAAAAGTAGTAATATTGAGAGGATTATCACCACTAGCTATAGCAGCTGTAGTTTTACCTAAACCTAATACAAAACTACTGCCTAATTCCCCCAATAATAAACCACCAGAACTAAATAAAATAGTTTTTAATAAATTTGTAGCTTCATAGCTAGTCATCGGTAAAGAGTATAATCTAGCCAAGGAACGAATTAAAGCTAAATCAGTAATTAAACCACCAATAATATCTAAAAAAGCGATAGGATTTAACCCCATAGCGAGAGCTTTATATTTTGTAAATTGCCAAATAATATCTTCCGCTTCTTTTTGGCGTAAATCTATGGTTTTTTCAGCTATAATTTCTTCAGCTTCCCGCGCTTGAATCAGTGCATTTAAAGCTAAGAGCGATCGCCCCTCTCTATTCAATATATTCAGAATAGTTTGCTTCAGTTCCTCAACCTGCGGTGGTGGTGTTTCCCACTCATAACTCACATTCCCATCCGGGTATTCTATTCTTACTTCCATTGGTGCAGGTTCAGCCGCAACCATCACAATTTCATCTGGTAACAACGGTTTAGCTTGGGGATTTCCTGCACCCAATTGTCGTAAATTTTTGTAAATTGCAGTTCTATCTGTATCTGGGTACAAATCGATTTTATTAAATACCAAAATCAAAGGTTTTTGAGCTTGACGCAACTCTAGCAACGCTTGATACTCGGTTCTAGTGATATCTCCAGAAACCACAAACAAAATTAAATCAGCTTGATGCGCCACATCTCGCGCCATTTGCGCCCGTGATGCCCCCTCAATTTCATCTAAACCGGGAGTGTCAATTAATTCTACTATTACTTTTCCCCCTGGCTTCCAACGTAGTGATCGCGGCCATTGAGTTACACCATTCAGGGGTCCAGTTTGGAGAATTTTTTCCCCTAACAAGGAATTCAAAACCGCAGACTTACCACGACTCACCAAGCCAAAAGCCGCGATTCTCACCACATTAGAGTCTAGCTTGTTGAGTGTAGCGGTTAAAAGTTCTATTTCTGGTTTTACCAAAAGAGCTAATTCTGGTTTAGATGATAGCTGTCCTGACTTGCGGAGATATCCATACCAAGATATCGCTTGTCTAAGACTAGCACGGGCGCGGTTTAAATGGGTTTCTTGCAGTTGAGACAAGGTGACAGAAACAATAGATTACATATCTATTTATATCGAAAATTTGGCGTTGCTGCTGTCCTGGTGTACATGACAATCATGACAATCATGAAATGTACTGTAAATTCTCCGCGCCCAACTCTTAGTCTAAACAGATAACTTGGTAATTTGCTAGAAATAGACTGGTCAAAAATCTCTTAGATTCATCCCTGCTTTACCACCAAATGCGTTCACCTTTCTCATTCACTCGTGCTTGACGAATAACATCAGAAATCTCTTCCGCATCTTTGACATGATGAAGTGCTTTTTTCTCACCATCAGGAGTTTCCACTACAAAGTAAGTGGGAACTGTAATATGATCACCTGTAATATCAGGGACATCTACAGCAACTTGTTGGGATTTTTCTTCAATTGATTGCGGTTCATCAGCAATTCTATCACCAGGATTAGCGGTTAAGTTCCTTTCTTTAACATTTGCTTCTTCTTTAGAAAAGCTATCTTTGCTTACTGGTTGATTAATTTGATTATCTTGATGATTATCAGTCATGGTCATATCCCAAATAAAAAACTACTATGTAAGAATTCATGAATTCTGACACTAGTATCAATCTAAATAATCAAAGGCGTAAGTAGTTCTTTCTTAGGAGAGAGTTTGAGGATGAACTTTACTTCTGAGGTTGAAAAGGTGTATATCTCCCACCTAAAGCTTCAACAATAGAGCGTGTGTTTGCTTCCATCATTTTCATGTAAGTATCTCCAGCACTTCCCTTTGCACCAATAGAATCCGAGTAAAGTGGATCTGGTGAGAGTTTCACCCCAGCTTCTTGGGCAACAGTTTTAATTAAAGCTGGATTAATTGTAGTTTCAGCAAAGATTGCCGGGACACCTATTTTCTTAATTGCATCAACTAATTGTTTCACAGTTTGGGCGCTTGGTTGTTCTTCAGTGCTAATCCCAATTAAAGTTCCGGAAATTTCCATCCCATAGGCATTAGCATAATATTGAAAAGCATCATGGGTAGTGATCAGTTTGCGTTTATCTGGAGGAATAGTTTGAATTTGTTGTTTAATCCAGATATTTAATTGCTGTAATTCCTTTGTCAGTTCTGCGGCATTTTGATTAAATTTATCTTTGTCTTCTGGTGATAACTCAATTAATGAATCTCTAATTGTATTTACCATAGATATAGCATTTTCCGCACTTCCCCAAACGTGAGGATCTGGGACAATTTGCCCTTTACTTTTTTCTAACTTTAAAGGTTTGACGACTTCCCCCACCGCTAAATTTCGCGCCTTCCCTCCAGTAGCATTCATTAACTTAATAAGACCCGGTTCCAAGTTGTAACCGTTATATAAAATTAAATCTGCTGTTTCCAAAACTCGACTATCTGCGGGTACAGGTTCATAAACGTGAGGATCTGCACCAGGTTGGAGAATTCCATTTAAATTAATTTCTTCTCCACCAACCTCTTGGGCTAAATCAGCAATAATAGTGCTAGTTGCTACAACTTGCGGCTTCCCATTTCCCTGGGGTTGAGGCTCTGGAGGAGTACAAGCAAATAAAGCCAAAGGTAAAAATATTCCCAGACACAACCGACAAATCTTGGTTTTCTTCATCTCATTGCTACCTATTGATACCAAATATTAGTTTCATGTATCCGAAAGATTACGTCAAATTATAGATTTTTTCATTATTTTCTCATTTTTATAGTAAGCTCAAAGAATCGATATTTTAACTACGGGTATGCAAAATATTTCTTTCTACCAAAAACCTAGTCTATTACGTAAATATGCACAGAAGATACCTGCACAAGCGAGAATATCTATTGATATGAATTCCTCAGCAGCCATTAGCATCTCCCATTTAGGCGTACACTATCGCACACAAGAAGCTTTGCGGGATGTGAACTGCATAATTAAACCAGGAAGACTAACGGGAATTTTTGGACCCAATGGTGCTGGTAAAAGTACACTAATGAAAGCCATTTTGGGATTAGTCCCTTTGACTAGTGGTAATGTCTTATACGAGAATAAACCTTTAATGCAGCAACTAGAAAAAGTTGCCTATGTGCCACAAAGAAGCCAAATTGACTGGAATTACCCAGCCACAGTTTGGGATGTAGTGATGATGGGGCGTGTAAAAAAAACAGGTTGGTTGCGTAGTTTCTCCACAGTTAGCCGCCAAATAGCAAAAGAGGCCTTAGAACGAGTAGGTATGAGAGAATATAGCGATCGCCCCATTGGAGAACTTTCTGGAGGACAACAACAGAGAGTATTTTTAGCCCGTGCGTTAACCCACCAAGCAGACATTTTCTGTTTTGACGAACCCTTTGTAGGAATAGATCAAAAAACCCAAACAATAATTTTTGAAGTCTTCCACGAACTAGCGGCGGCCAAAAAAATTGTCTTAATAGTTAATCACGACTTAGGCGAATCAATCGCTCATTTCGATGATTTAATTTTACTCAATTGTGAACTAATAGCCACAGGTTCCCGGCAACAAGTCCTTATAGAAAAAAACCTGCATCGTGCTTACGGAGGAAAAGTTATGTACTTTGCGGCTTAGTAATTAGTCATTAGTCATTAGTCATTAGTTATTGGAAGCAATAGGGAAAGAAAAATCTCCTCCCCAGTCCCCAGTCCCCAGTCCCCAGTCCCCAGTCCCCAGTCCCTAGTCCCCTATGCTTAATCAACTAATTGAACCATTGCAATATGGCTTCATGCAACGTTCCTTAATCATCGCCATATTAGTAGGCTTATTGTGCGCCGTAGTAGGCAGCTACTTAATGGTACAACGCCTAGCATTACTAGGTGATGCTATTAGCCATTCCGTATTACCAGGACTGGCTATAGCCTTCATGATCGGCGCTAATATTTTTGTTGGGGCTTTTATTGCCGGGATCTTGAGTACCATAGCCATAGCATTTATTAAAACCCGTTCCCCCATCAAAGAAGATGCAGCAATGGGGATAGTATTCTCTGCCTTTTTTGCCCTTGGTGTCACTCTAATTACAGTTATTCAAAAAGATAATAAAATCGACCTCAATCACTTTCTTTTTGGTAACATTCTCGGCGTAACTGCTGACGAAGTGCGGGACACTGCAATTATTGCTGCTATAGTTTTAATAATCGTTTTTTTATTATACAAAGAACTGTTATTTTACACCTTTGATCCATTAGGCGCACAAGCTGCAGGTTTACCAGTCAATCGGTTAAACTTTGGCTTAATGTTGTTGATTGCTTTAACAATTGTTGCCAGCATGAAAGCTGTAGGAGTGATTTTAGTATTATCACTTTTAATTACCCCCGGAGCAACTGCATATTTATTGGTAAAACGCTTACATGAAGTGATGATTTTAGGGGCGGTGATTGGTGTAATTTCTAGTATTAGCGGAATGTATCTCAGCTATTTTTATAATTTACCTTCTGGACCGGCGATTGTGTTGGTAGTGTCGGGTTTATTTGTCTTAGCTTTGTTGTTTAGTCCTAGACATGGCATTTTTGCATCCAGTCAGCTAAAGAAGCAGGAACTGGAAAAGTAGACCGACAGCTGCCACATACCTGTAGAAGCCAGTTAAACACCGCTAATCGCTTAGAGGGTGTTTGAAAAGTCTAAATTCATGCTACCGTGAGCGATTAGAAATCGCGCCTACACAGACAAAACCCACCTGCGTGGGTTCAAAACCTTTATTTTTCATTAGTCCACGGAGGTGGACTTAGTTTGTGTAGTAGTGTTCGCGCCAGCGTGGCGTTCGCGGTAGCGTGCCGGAGGCATCAGCCATATTATATTCGCCAAAAACTTTTCAAACATCCTCTTAGAGATTATTTCCAAAAAAGCGATCGCTATTAATAAATAAATTCTTCCTGATTTAACAGACACCCAGGCGGAAATATATAAACCTTAATTGATTAACTGCCCTCAGGTGGAACTGGGGGTTTCATTAAAACATTTTTCGATTATATACAAAAAAATATTTGCATAACCGAAACTTTCCGGATATAGCCAGAACCGAGACGGATAAGAAAATAGTAGATGCACCTTAATTTAGATCATTACCCTCAGCCTGTGGCTGGGGGTTTTATTTTAGCACTGTTTAATTGCTTAATTGTGTATTTTTGTGAGTAAAAAAGTTCTCTAGCAAATAGAACTTTATCTGGATTGAGTGAGAATTAGGACGAATCAAGAGATGGTAACTTGACCTTCACTGATTCATCTCCGATACAAAAAACACTAACTAGCTGTTAACCCTCAGCTTTTTAGGCTGGGTATTTCATTATAGAGGATCTCGCAGAGGAATGGGATATTTTTTTGGAAAAATTTTAGATTTCCCTAAATTTTGAATATTGACACTCTCAGGGCTAAAGCCGCTGAGATTCTGCTGACAGAATTAGATTAGGGAGTTACCCAGAGTCTAATTCTCGCTGCGTTTCCCACTTACCGCGAGGTCTTATGAGAGTAAATTGGGGGCTGACCAGACTGCATAACCAATAAACGCAAATAAGAAGGTAATCAAGACTGTAATTACATAGCAAAAGCATATCAGCAAGCCGTCAGATTCAATACTGGCAACGGCAAAAAGCAAAATACCAATGGTGGGGATAGGATTGGTAAAAGGGACTGGTGAAATTAGTAATATTGTTAACCAAGAGATACAAAGCCCATTGCATCGCCAAGTCAGAGCATGAGAAGCTATTTTCGTCAAGCGGGGACGGGTGATTTTTTCCAATAATCTGGTTACTCGTCGCAGGTTTTGTAAGATCACCTCAGCAAAGGGGCGAGGAAATTCATAAGTAGCGATTTTTTTGGGTAGCCAAGGCGATCGCTTGCCCAAAAGCATTTGTAAAGACAACAGTAAACAAGCAACCCCAAACGGACCTGTTAACCCAGGTGGCATGGGGAACAAAAATGGTAAAACCAATAATGCGATCACCAAACTAAAACCCCGTTCTGAAGTTTCCGCTAGAACATCACCCAGAGTTAGCGGCTGTTTGGTTAAACGTTGCAGTAAAAACTTAATCTCTTGAGAAAATCTCAAATGTATTTTCATGGGATTTTCCAGAATTACCACTTTACAACATTACACTGGTGGCACTAAAACACCTATAGCCCTGGGTATGACACGGAATACAGCCGGAGTATAAGTAGTGATTTCTCCATCTGTATTAATAGGATAAGCTCTGCGAGTATATACTTCAATTTCCTGTCCTTGCATAGCGCGGACTTCCCGCCAATGTATATGTCTGCCTTGGCGCATGGCTGGGAGTAAGGGTATGATTTGCCACCAATGGCTAATTTCTAGACTATAAAGATCCAGCCTTTGATCATCTATTGTAGCATCGTGAAATACAGCCATGCCACCACCATAATACCGCCCATTTCCCACAGCGATTTGTACAGTTTTGAC
This genomic interval from Anabaena sphaerica FACHB-251 contains the following:
- a CDS encoding family 43 glycosylhydrolase; translation: MIILTNFCSGTGFIPLLLLGPYEDVGEPLTDLNNCPFAIDPHPFRDDDGQWYLFYARDFLDTEGGMRAGTALVVDRLQDMTKLTGVETVVLRSRCDWQRFLDNRMMYGQVFDWHTLEGPCVRKHEGRYYCFYSGGCWETENYGVDYGVADSVMGTYSDAGNEAGPRVLRSLPGYVKGPGRNSIVLGPDTQTEYMPIMLGVRMDGKFA
- a CDS encoding GTP-binding protein, which codes for MSQLQETHLNRARASLRQAISWYGYLRKSGQLSSKPELALLVKPEIELLTATLNKLDSNVVRIAAFGLVSRGKSAVLNSLLGEKILQTGPLNGVTQWPRSLRWKPGGKVIVELIDTPGLDEIEGASRAQMARDVAHQADLILFVVSGDITRTEYQALLELRQAQKPLILVFNKIDLYPDTDRTAIYKNLRQLGAGNPQAKPLLPDEIVMVAAEPAPMEVRIEYPDGNVSYEWETPPPQVEELKQTILNILNREGRSLLALNALIQAREAEEIIAEKTIDLRQKEAEDIIWQFTKYKALAMGLNPIAFLDIIGGLITDLALIRSLARLYSLPMTSYEATNLLKTILFSSGGLLLGELGSSFVLGLGKTTAAIASGDNPLNITTFAGSAIAQAGIAGYGSYTVGKAAQIYLEKGCTWGQLGASTVIQEILSQVDKNTILYRLQEELGGK
- a CDS encoding metal ABC transporter substrate-binding protein, with amino-acid sequence MKKTKICRLCLGIFLPLALFACTPPEPQPQGNGKPQVVATSTIIADLAQEVGGEEINLNGILQPGADPHVYEPVPADSRVLETADLILYNGYNLEPGLIKLMNATGGKARNLAVGEVVKPLKLEKSKGQIVPDPHVWGSAENAISMVNTIRDSLIELSPEDKDKFNQNAAELTKELQQLNIWIKQQIQTIPPDKRKLITTHDAFQYYANAYGMEISGTLIGISTEEQPSAQTVKQLVDAIKKIGVPAIFAETTINPALIKTVAQEAGVKLSPDPLYSDSIGAKGSAGDTYMKMMEANTRSIVEALGGRYTPFQPQK
- a CDS encoding metal ABC transporter ATP-binding protein; amino-acid sequence: MQNISFYQKPSLLRKYAQKIPAQARISIDMNSSAAISISHLGVHYRTQEALRDVNCIIKPGRLTGIFGPNGAGKSTLMKAILGLVPLTSGNVLYENKPLMQQLEKVAYVPQRSQIDWNYPATVWDVVMMGRVKKTGWLRSFSTVSRQIAKEALERVGMREYSDRPIGELSGGQQQRVFLARALTHQADIFCFDEPFVGIDQKTQTIIFEVFHELAAAKKIVLIVNHDLGESIAHFDDLILLNCELIATGSRQQVLIEKNLHRAYGGKVMYFAA
- a CDS encoding metal ABC transporter permease, giving the protein MLNQLIEPLQYGFMQRSLIIAILVGLLCAVVGSYLMVQRLALLGDAISHSVLPGLAIAFMIGANIFVGAFIAGILSTIAIAFIKTRSPIKEDAAMGIVFSAFFALGVTLITVIQKDNKIDLNHFLFGNILGVTADEVRDTAIIAAIVLIIVFLLYKELLFYTFDPLGAQAAGLPVNRLNFGLMLLIALTIVASMKAVGVILVLSLLITPGATAYLLVKRLHEVMILGAVIGVISSISGMYLSYFYNLPSGPAIVLVVSGLFVLALLFSPRHGIFASSQLKKQELEK
- a CDS encoding exopolysaccharide biosynthesis protein, which codes for MKIHLRFSQEIKFLLQRLTKQPLTLGDVLAETSERGFSLVIALLVLPFLFPMPPGLTGPFGVACLLLSLQMLLGKRSPWLPKKIATYEFPRPFAEVILQNLRRVTRLLEKITRPRLTKIASHALTWRCNGLCISWLTILLISPVPFTNPIPTIGILLFAVASIESDGLLICFCYVITVLITFLFAFIGYAVWSAPNLLS